A stretch of the Clostridia bacterium genome encodes the following:
- the rlmN gene encoding 23S rRNA (adenine(2503)-C(2))-methyltransferase RlmN, which produces MKQLLTDYNIEELKQLFPNQPSFRAKQIFKWLHNGTDIANMSDIPQSFREELSKHYTSIPLKIIKVLSSKKDNTKKFLYELNDGDIIEGVVMEYKYGSTICVSTQVGCRMGCAFCASGIGGLKRNLSAGEILGQVLMVNSYLGGSITDRKITNIVLMGSGEPLDNYQNVTKFLQLVSDPDGISISQRNISLSTSGLAENIIRLADDGFKITLTISLHSAIEEVRKKLMPIANKYKISDIVNAAKYYFEKTGRRVVYEYALISGENMDNEALEALAKITRGYPCHVNLIMLNYVKEKGLKPCTHEEAKNFENELIKRNVSVTIRRSMGSDIEGACGQLRNKVLQEHRQ; this is translated from the coding sequence ATGAAACAACTCTTGACAGATTATAATATAGAAGAACTGAAACAATTATTTCCAAACCAGCCTTCCTTTAGGGCAAAACAGATTTTCAAATGGCTGCATAATGGAACTGATATTGCCAATATGTCTGATATTCCGCAAAGCTTTAGAGAAGAATTATCTAAGCATTATACGTCAATACCGTTGAAAATTATAAAAGTGTTGTCTTCAAAAAAAGATAACACTAAGAAGTTCTTATATGAGCTTAACGATGGCGATATTATTGAAGGCGTTGTAATGGAATATAAATATGGTTCAACTATATGTGTAAGCACTCAAGTTGGATGCCGTATGGGCTGTGCTTTTTGTGCTTCTGGAATAGGCGGACTCAAACGCAATCTAAGTGCAGGCGAAATATTGGGACAGGTTTTGATGGTTAATTCATACTTGGGCGGATCAATAACTGATAGAAAAATAACTAATATTGTGCTTATGGGAAGCGGAGAGCCATTGGATAACTATCAAAATGTTACCAAATTTTTACAACTTGTAAGTGATCCAGACGGCATTAGTATAAGTCAAAGAAATATTTCATTATCAACAAGTGGACTTGCTGAAAATATTATAAGATTGGCTGATGACGGTTTCAAAATAACTTTGACAATTTCATTGCATTCTGCCATAGAAGAAGTACGAAAAAAACTAATGCCGATTGCTAATAAATATAAAATATCAGATATCGTCAATGCAGCAAAATATTACTTTGAAAAAACAGGCAGAAGAGTCGTATATGAATACGCATTGATAAGCGGCGAAAATATGGATAACGAAGCATTAGAAGCCTTAGCTAAGATAACTAGAGGGTATCCCTGCCATGTTAATTTAATTATGCTTAATTATGTAAAGGAAAAGGGACTCAAGCCTTGTACTCATGAAGAAGCAAAGAATTTTGAAAACGAGCTTATAAAACGCAATGTTTCAGTAACGATCAGAAGGTCAATGGGCA